A single window of Pseudarthrobacter psychrotolerans DNA harbors:
- a CDS encoding HipA domain-containing protein has product MPTWDLPDDFAVTASLGGIQSKVLLSRHGEGWTHDGGRLHQEDFTQALALASSAKYEGTTAPPSRLTTLVAAAAPHTRDDDAFRRDLLRAVTFNLVIGNGDAHSKDYSLLVRDGGEVLLAPLYDVAPTRLLYAPSVNAGHTLDGQARLNHLTLDHVVREGAAWGMDTDDARITGVPSP; this is encoded by the coding sequence TTGCCCACCTGGGACCTGCCGGATGACTTTGCGGTCACGGCTTCCCTGGGCGGCATCCAGTCCAAGGTCCTGCTGAGTCGCCACGGCGAGGGCTGGACCCACGACGGCGGCCGCCTGCACCAGGAGGACTTCACCCAGGCGCTGGCACTGGCCAGCAGCGCCAAGTACGAGGGCACCACGGCGCCGCCGTCCAGGCTCACCACGCTCGTAGCGGCGGCAGCACCGCATACCCGCGACGACGACGCGTTCCGGCGCGATCTGCTTCGGGCCGTGACCTTCAACCTCGTCATCGGCAATGGCGACGCGCACTCAAAGGACTATTCTCTACTCGTCCGCGACGGCGGCGAGGTACTTCTTGCACCCCTGTATGACGTGGCACCCACCCGACTGCTCTACGCGCCCAGCGTCAATGCCGGCCACACGCTGGACGGTCAGGCAAGGCTGAATCATCTGACACTGGACCATGTCGTCCGCGAAGGCGCCGCCTGGGGCATGGATACCGACGACGCCCGGATCACCGGGGTGCCTTCACCTTGA
- a CDS encoding helix-turn-helix transcriptional regulator: protein MEHSDVTSFYRAVDAASLGRSIADARKETGLTQQAVAEKLGVTRGTIVRLEHGEPVSSVIAMNAIRAVGRDVALVPRFAKLQVKP from the coding sequence ATGGAACATTCCGATGTGACCAGTTTCTACCGGGCAGTCGATGCCGCATCCCTTGGCCGGTCGATCGCCGACGCCCGCAAGGAGACCGGACTGACCCAGCAGGCCGTCGCCGAGAAGTTGGGCGTCACCCGGGGAACCATCGTCAGGCTTGAACACGGCGAGCCCGTGTCCAGCGTCATCGCCATGAACGCCATCCGGGCGGTAGGCCGTGACGTTGCCCTCGTCCCCCGTTTCGCGAAGCTGCAGGTGAAGCCGTGA
- a CDS encoding Pr6Pr family membrane protein: MTPNRGLALFRSWFALLGFLAIFFQLTHLLQNVPGASAGNFFSYFTIESNIIAVISLAIAGWYAWKGESPRWLELLRGAATIYMTITGIVYNLLLSNIDVNTPIPWINVVLHYTIPTIMVIDWLVDLPKTRVPVRTSLIWLGFPLLYLVYSLIRGPIVDWYPYPFLDPRVSGYGTVAAMAVAIAAAAFLFTLIAAFSTRLHIAPAPAAVTSGATVRR; this comes from the coding sequence ATGACACCTAATCGAGGGCTCGCACTCTTCAGGTCCTGGTTTGCCCTGCTCGGATTCCTGGCCATATTCTTCCAGCTGACACACCTGCTCCAGAACGTTCCCGGAGCCTCCGCGGGAAACTTCTTCAGCTACTTCACCATCGAATCAAACATCATCGCCGTCATCAGCCTGGCGATCGCCGGCTGGTACGCGTGGAAAGGCGAAAGCCCCCGCTGGCTTGAACTTCTGCGCGGCGCTGCGACCATTTACATGACCATCACGGGGATCGTGTACAACCTCCTGCTGAGCAATATCGACGTTAACACGCCCATCCCCTGGATCAACGTCGTCCTGCACTACACGATCCCGACGATCATGGTGATCGACTGGTTGGTTGACCTGCCTAAAACCAGGGTCCCGGTCCGCACCTCGCTGATCTGGCTCGGGTTCCCCCTGCTCTACCTGGTCTACAGCCTGATCCGCGGTCCCATCGTCGACTGGTACCCCTACCCGTTCCTGGACCCCCGGGTCAGCGGCTACGGAACTGTCGCCGCCATGGCTGTGGCCATCGCGGCAGCAGCCTTCCTCTTCACCCTCATCGCCGCGTTCTCCACACGTCTTCACATCGCCCCGGCACCTGCGGCAGTCACCTCCGGCGCCACCGTCCGCCGCTGA
- a CDS encoding diguanylate cyclase codes for MHKTPTAPRSFSLQREWSGAFTLMLLALFIGAAVTVVGVRFVVNEMEAATGRLQDEYGSVEELTAALDTHEQLGHQLLAAAPVNREAFVLEQQDIEALFGAAAAVRAADEGRPGALSAAHQDWQTGLEHAGLWGDQLRNLSGINVTDAPAFAAASSTVRTQLAAVQQSSLQALNRGLVDTRELEGLLVIGRFGLFVAAIGATLYFRRRMVKDLMRPVNSLRRGVLKLQSGDYSHRLDVARRDELGEVAVAFNGMAAALQDSHKALTYRATHDDLTGLANRAALAERLLASFEPDSDRRTRHEGLLFIDIDDFKDVNDSLGHQGGDALLAQLAERLRASVRSHDLVARLGGDEFAVVVLDNDDGTPATGPVAERIYEALSEPFMIGNRSLRVSLSMGVAQRTAETADVTELLRQADSAMYRAKLGGKARYEIHGGAAAVVEPVETGRVRFIEQ; via the coding sequence ATGCATAAAACCCCCACCGCGCCGCGCTCCTTTAGCCTGCAGCGTGAATGGTCCGGGGCATTCACGCTGATGCTGCTGGCCCTGTTCATCGGCGCTGCAGTCACCGTTGTCGGAGTCCGGTTCGTGGTGAACGAGATGGAAGCTGCGACCGGCAGGCTCCAGGACGAGTACGGCAGCGTCGAGGAGCTGACCGCGGCCCTCGATACGCATGAGCAGCTGGGGCACCAGTTGCTCGCCGCGGCGCCCGTAAACAGGGAGGCGTTTGTCCTGGAACAGCAGGACATTGAGGCACTCTTCGGTGCGGCCGCCGCGGTCCGGGCCGCGGACGAAGGCCGGCCCGGGGCCCTGTCCGCGGCCCACCAGGACTGGCAGACCGGCCTGGAGCACGCCGGCCTGTGGGGTGACCAGCTACGGAACCTCTCGGGAATCAACGTGACTGATGCTCCAGCCTTCGCGGCTGCAAGCTCGACCGTGCGGACGCAGCTGGCCGCCGTCCAGCAGTCCTCCCTCCAGGCGCTGAACAGGGGGCTCGTGGACACGCGCGAGCTGGAGGGTCTCCTGGTGATTGGCCGGTTCGGGCTGTTCGTCGCGGCCATCGGCGCCACCCTGTACTTCCGCCGCCGGATGGTCAAGGACCTGATGCGGCCCGTCAACAGCCTCCGCCGGGGCGTCCTGAAGCTGCAGTCCGGCGACTACAGCCACCGCCTGGACGTGGCCCGGCGTGACGAACTGGGCGAGGTTGCCGTGGCGTTCAACGGAATGGCCGCTGCGCTCCAGGACAGCCACAAGGCCCTGACGTACCGGGCAACACACGATGACCTCACCGGTCTCGCCAACCGTGCGGCTCTCGCGGAGCGGCTACTGGCATCCTTCGAACCGGACAGCGACCGCCGGACCCGGCATGAGGGCCTGCTGTTCATCGACATCGACGATTTCAAAGACGTCAACGATTCCCTCGGCCACCAGGGCGGCGACGCGCTGCTGGCCCAGCTGGCCGAGCGGCTGCGGGCCAGCGTCCGCAGCCACGATCTGGTGGCCCGGCTGGGAGGCGACGAGTTCGCCGTCGTCGTTTTGGATAACGACGACGGCACGCCAGCCACGGGGCCCGTCGCCGAGCGGATTTATGAGGCTCTCAGCGAGCCGTTCATGATCGGTAACCGGTCGCTGCGGGTATCGCTGAGCATGGGCGTAGCGCAGCGCACCGCCGAAACGGCGGACGTGACGGAGCTGCTGCGGCAGGCGGATTCGGCCATGTACCGGGCCAAGCTGGGCGGTAAGGCCCGGTACGAAATCCACGGTGGGGCAGCCGCGGTGGTTGAGCCTGTCGAAACCGGGCGTGTTCGTTTTATCGAACAATAG